The following coding sequences lie in one Candidatus Desulfatibia profunda genomic window:
- a CDS encoding helix-turn-helix domain-containing protein, translating to MKCALCNGRLINKFESIEFNSKSIGKMLVPELKFTECQDCKDKIFTPEEFDKAIDFIDKKEKEAISNLPIKDFITANEAAEMLGITKQAFSKNYKIKRGLIYSVKIGGKKYYHKKSVELFKEKNNGKFLISRQELYINYGEEIVRKVQKTIYTKTLIVGTPKTSDISIESNVPSSGWRFLHQTGKKGLKNAYH from the coding sequence ATGAAATGCGCACTTTGCAACGGTAGACTTATTAATAAATTTGAATCTATTGAATTTAATAGCAAATCAATTGGCAAAATGTTAGTCCCAGAACTTAAATTTACTGAATGCCAAGACTGTAAAGATAAAATTTTTACACCAGAAGAGTTTGATAAGGCTATAGATTTTATAGACAAAAAAGAAAAAGAGGCAATCTCTAATCTTCCTATTAAAGATTTTATAACTGCCAATGAAGCGGCTGAAATGTTAGGAATTACAAAACAGGCATTCAGTAAAAATTATAAAATTAAGCGCGGATTGATATATTCAGTTAAAATTGGAGGGAAAAAATATTATCATAAAAAATCTGTAGAATTGTTTAAGGAAAAGAATAATGGAAAGTTTTTAATTTCAAGACAAGAATTATATATCAATTATGGCGAAGAAATTGTTAGGAAAGTACAAAAAACAATATATACAAAAACATTGATCGTAGGTACTCCAAAGACTTCTGATATATCAATAGAATCAAATGTTCCAAGTTCTGGATGGAGATTTTTACATCAAACCGGCAAAAAAGGATTAAAAAATGCCTACCATTAA